Within Corynebacterium jeddahense, the genomic segment GCGATGTCCATGGAGAGGTACTCCTCGGCGAAGTCCGCCTCGGTCGCCGGGGTCACGCGCGCACCGAACGCGGCATGCGTCTCGACGTCCCCGTGGACCTCCACGCCCGCCTCCTGGAGCGCGCGGATGACGGCGAGCTTGTCGTGCGCGGGCAGCGCTGCGTCGAGGAGCACCGTCTCCGTCGCGTTGCACACGCTCACCCGGCGCGTCTTGCCGTTGAGCAGGATGGCGATGGCGCGACCCAGGTCGGCGGACGCGTCGATGTAGCAGTGGCAGTTGCCGGTGCCGGTCTCGATCGTGGGCACGGTGGCGCCGGTGACCACGGACTCGATGAGGCGCGCGCTGCCGCGCGGGATGACCACGTCCACCAGCCCGCGCGCGGTGATGAGGTCACGCACCGAGTCGTGGGTCTCGCTCGGCAGGAGCTGCACCGCCTCGCGCGGCAGGCCGCGGGCGGCGAGGGTGTCCTGCAGCACCGCCACGAGCGCCTCGTTCGTGCGCCGCGCCGTCTTCGACCCGCGCAGCAGCGCCGCGTTGCCGGACTTGAGCGCGAGGCCGAACGCGTCGACGGTGACGTTCGGGCGCGCCTCGTACACCATGCCCATGACGCCGAGCGGCACGCGCACCTGCCGCAGTCGGATGCCGTTCGGCAGCGTGCGGCCGGCGAGCACCTCCCCCACCGGGTCGGGCAGCGACGCCACCTGGCGCAGGCCGCCGGCGATGCCCTCGATGCGCGCCGCATCGAGCGCGAGCCGGTCGAGCATCGCCTCCGCCAGCCCCGCCTGCCTGCCGCTGTCCAGGTCGAGCGCGTTCGCCTCCAAGACCTCGGCGGCGCGCTGCGTGAGCGCGTCGGCGGCGGCGGTAAGCGCCGCGTCCTTCTCCGGCGTGGGCAGCGCGGCGAGCGCCGGCGCGACCTCCTTCGCCCGCCGGGCTTGCTCGTATACCTCGTTCACGCCTAGTACCCCGCCTCGACGTCGACCTCGGTCGCCATCGTCTCGCCCGCAGCGAAGAGCTCCCAGTTCCGCGCGGCGAGCCCGCCGATGCGGCGCATCATGAACCGCGGGATATTCGCCGTGTGCGGCGTGATCACGCAGTTGTCCAGGCCCCACAGCGGGTGGTCGGCGGGCAGCGGCTCGGGCTCGGTGACGTCGAGGCCGGCCCCGCGCAGGTGGCCGTTGAGCAGCGACTGCGTGAGCGCCTGCGTATCGACGAGCGGGCCGCGCCCCACGTTGACCACCACCGCGCCGTCCTTCATCTTCCCGAGCGTGTCGGCGTTGACCATGTGGCGCGTGGCGTCCGTGAGCGGGGCGAGCAGGACGAAGTAGTCGTTGTCCGCCCAGACCTCGTCGGTGAGCGTGACGGTGCGGTTCGCGCCCTCGACCGGGTTGCCGGAGCGATTGACCGCCGTGATGTCCATGCCGAACGGCGCGAGGAAGCGGATGAGCGTTTTGCCGATGCCGCCGGCGCCGATGAGCGCGAGCTTCTTGTCGTCGAAAAGGTACTGCTTCTCCGCGAAGAGCTGGGTGTTGTTCCACTCGGGGCGCACGGCCTTGAGGCGGTGCTCGATGGCGAGCAGCAGCGCGAGGGTGGACTCGGCCACCGTGTCGTCGTAGAGCCCGCCGGCGTTGGCGAAGCGGACGCCGTGCTTCGCGTGTGTGGCGAAGACGTCCTGCAGGTTCTCCACGCCCGCGTAGACGATCTGCACGACCTTGACCGATTCCGGCAGCTCGTCCGGGAAGTCCTTCGGCCCGCCGCCGAAGATCACCATGTCCGGGTTGTCCTCGAGCGCGACGTGCTCGTGGCCGTTCGCCTCGAGGTCCGCGATCGGCTCGTCCTTGGGCTTGGGCAGGTAGGCGAATTTCATGCCCGCCAAGGGTAGCGCCTAGAGGCGGGAGGCGTAGTTGGACAGGTAGTCCGCGTGGACGACGGCGCGGCGCTGGTGCTCCGGCAGCTCGTCGGAGCGGCGGCCGAGCATGCCGGCGAGCTCGGCGGCGCCGTAGGCCACCTCGCCGCGGCCGATGGCCGCCGAGTCAGGGCCGAGGATCTCGACGATGTCGCCGGCGTGGAACTCGCCCTCGATGCCGGTGATGCCGACGGCGAGGAGGCTCGTGCCCCCGCGGGTGACGGCGTCGACGGCCCCGGCGTCGAGACGCAAGACGCCCTCCGCATCCGCGGCGTAGAGCGCCCAGAACTTCCACGCCGAGAGCGAGCGCTCGGGGCGGGTGTGGAACACGGTGCCCACCTGCGCCGCGCCGAGGGCCTCCTCGATCTTGTCGGCGGCGGTGAGCAGCACCGGCACCCCGCCGCGCGCCGCCAAGCGCGCCGCCGAGACCTTCGCCGCCATGCCGCCGGTGCCGAACGCTCCCCCGTCGCCGGCCTGGACAGCCTCGAGGTCGCTGCCGGTGCGCACGTCGCTGATGCGCACCGCGCGCGGGTCTGCGGGGTTGATGTCGTAGAGGGCGTCGACGTCGGAGAGCAACACGAGCGCGTCCGCGCCGACGAGCGTGGCCACGATCGCGGAGAGGCGGTCGTTGTCGCCGAAGCGCATCTCCGAGGTGGCGACGGTGTCGTTCTCGTTGACGATCGGCACCGCGCCCATCTGCCGCAGCCTGTCGATCGTGCGCTGCGCGTTGCGGGCGCGCTCGCGCGACCCGGCGTCGGACTGCGTGAGTAGCACCTGCCCGACCGTGCGCCCGTAGCGAGCGAAGGAGGCGCCCCAGACCTGCGCGAGGTGGATCTGGCCGACCGCGGCGGCGGCCTGCTTCGTGGCTAGGTCGCGCGGGCGCGCCTTCAGGCCGAGCGGCGCCATCCCTGCGGCGATGGCGCCGGAGGACACGACGACGACGTCGCAGCCGCGGGCGATGCGACCCTCGATCGCGTCGACGATGCGGTCGATCTTTGCGGGATCCAGCGCACCGGTGCCGTCGACGAGGGACGACGTACCCAGCTTCACCACGATCTTGCGCGCCGACGCGATTGTGTCTCTCAGCTCCTCCACGCCGTGCGAGTGTAGCGGACTATTGACTATTTCGGTTGACTGGCTATTATTCGCATCATGAACGCATTTGAGACCATGCTTTCCGCATCCGGCGAACTCGCGGTGGAGTTCCTCGCGCACTTCGATCGCGAGCGCCTCCTCGCCGCCGGGTTCAGCCCCGCGCGCGTGCGCGACTGGCGCCTCGCGCACAGCGCGTACTTCGGCGCGACGACATGGACGGCGAAGCAGCGCGAGGCGGTGGCGCTCGCGCGCTCGTCCGCGCTCACGCTCGACCAGCTCGTGCTCATCGAGAAGCGGCTGCGCAGCGTCGCCGACGACGCGCTGCGCTGGCAGCTGCGTCACCGGCTCCTCGCGTTCCGCGGCGGGTACGAGGCGCTGCAGCGCTACGCGGACGAGGTGGTGCCGAAGCCGCCGCCGAAGAAGCCGCGCGCGCAGGTGCGCTTCTGCGCGGCCATCCTCGGCATGCGCACGATGATCGTCACCGCCCCCGAGCGCGACATCACCGACATCGAGCACCGCCTGCGCCAGGACCTCGACCCCGAGCTCCCCGAGGCTCCCCAGATGGTAGCACCGCTTTTCGACGCCCTCCGGGACGGCGACGCCGGCATCGCCCACGCCGTGCCGCGCCCGCTGCTCCTCGTCCCGGTCGAGGAGCACTGCCGCATCCTCGCCGGCTCCGGCGACGACGTAGTCCTCGGCCTTTCCGACGGCACGACCATGACCGGCGCCGAGTACCTCCAAGAACACTTCGGCGACGTGCTCGAGGTGGCGGCGTTCCACCCCGCGGCCGGGCCGGTGAACATGTACCACACCGAGCGCTTCGCCAACCAGAAACAGCGCGACCTGCTGCGCGCGGCCCAGCCCATGTGCCCCGTGCCGGATTGCCGGCGCGCCGCGGACTTCTGCGAGTTCCACCACATCACCCCGTGGAAGCACGGCGGAAAGACGAACCTCGACAACTTGGCGCCGCTGTGCAGATACCACAACCGCACGAACGACGACGACCCCGGCACCGCCAGGCGCGGCCGGATCGTGCGCCGCAACGGCCGGATCTCTTGGCGCTCCCCGTTCGACCGCGACGCAGTCAACGCGCGCGGGCCCCGCGGCGCGATGGAACTGCTCTTCGGCTAGCCCCCGCGCCCGGTAAACGGCGACCGCACCCAGTGCGGCCGCCCGTTCAGCGTGCCTAGCCCTGCCAACGCTCCCGATCCGCCTGCTCGTCGGAGCCGTAGTCGTACTCGTCGATGAGGCCGCGGCGGGCCTGGGAGGCGCGCTTGCGCTCGGCCGCCGACGCGCGGTCCGTGCCGCCGAGGCGCGCGTCCTGGCCGCGGCCCGCCATCGTCGGGTCGCCGCCGATCGAGGGCTCCCAGTCGAAGGAGATCTCGCCGATGGTGACGGTGTCGCCCTCGTGCGCGCCGAGCTTGCGCAGCATGTCCTCCACGCCCGCCTTGTTCAGGCGGTCGGAGAGGTAGCCCACGGCCTCGTCGTTCTCGAAGTCGGTCTGGCGCACCCAGCGCTCCACCTTCTCGCCCGTGACCAGCCAGCCCTCGGGATAGAACGGGTCGCGGATGACCTCGATGCCTTCCTCGTCGCGGCGGCCGACGGCTTTGGGGCGGATGACCTGTGGTGCGTCGATACGCTGGGGACGCGGGCGGGATGCGCGCGAGCGCTTCACGATGTCCCACATCGCCCACTTCAGCTCGTCGAGACCCTCGCGCGTCGCCGTCGAGATCATGTGCACCGGCCAGCCGAACTTCGCCTCGATGTCGCCGGCGAGGAACTCCGCGAGCTCCTTCGCCTCGGGCACGTCCATCTTGTTCAGCACC encodes:
- a CDS encoding glutamate-5-semialdehyde dehydrogenase, with the protein product MNEVYEQARRAKEVAPALAALPTPEKDAALTAAADALTQRAAEVLEANALDLDSGRQAGLAEAMLDRLALDAARIEGIAGGLRQVASLPDPVGEVLAGRTLPNGIRLRQVRVPLGVMGMVYEARPNVTVDAFGLALKSGNAALLRGSKTARRTNEALVAVLQDTLAARGLPREAVQLLPSETHDSVRDLITARGLVDVVIPRGSARLIESVVTGATVPTIETGTGNCHCYIDASADLGRAIAILLNGKTRRVSVCNATETVLLDAALPAHDKLAVIRALQEAGVEVHGDVETHAAFGARVTPATEADFAEEYLSMDIASAVVDGVDGAIAHIARYSSGHTEAIAAQDADALRRFTSGVDAAVVACNASTAFTDGEEFGMGAEIGISTQKLHARGPMALPELTTTKWIMEGSGQVR
- a CDS encoding D-isomer specific 2-hydroxyacid dehydrogenase family protein; its protein translation is MKFAYLPKPKDEPIADLEANGHEHVALEDNPDMVIFGGGPKDFPDELPESVKVVQIVYAGVENLQDVFATHAKHGVRFANAGGLYDDTVAESTLALLLAIEHRLKAVRPEWNNTQLFAEKQYLFDDKKLALIGAGGIGKTLIRFLAPFGMDITAVNRSGNPVEGANRTVTLTDEVWADNDYFVLLAPLTDATRHMVNADTLGKMKDGAVVVNVGRGPLVDTQALTQSLLNGHLRGAGLDVTEPEPLPADHPLWGLDNCVITPHTANIPRFMMRRIGGLAARNWELFAAGETMATEVDVEAGY
- the proB gene encoding glutamate 5-kinase, giving the protein MEELRDTIASARKIVVKLGTSSLVDGTGALDPAKIDRIVDAIEGRIARGCDVVVVSSGAIAAGMAPLGLKARPRDLATKQAAAAVGQIHLAQVWGASFARYGRTVGQVLLTQSDAGSRERARNAQRTIDRLRQMGAVPIVNENDTVATSEMRFGDNDRLSAIVATLVGADALVLLSDVDALYDINPADPRAVRISDVRTGSDLEAVQAGDGGAFGTGGMAAKVSAARLAARGGVPVLLTAADKIEEALGAAQVGTVFHTRPERSLSAWKFWALYAADAEGVLRLDAGAVDAVTRGGTSLLAVGITGIEGEFHAGDIVEILGPDSAAIGRGEVAYGAAELAGMLGRRSDELPEHQRRAVVHADYLSNYASRL
- a CDS encoding HNH endonuclease signature motif containing protein, giving the protein MNAFETMLSASGELAVEFLAHFDRERLLAAGFSPARVRDWRLAHSAYFGATTWTAKQREAVALARSSALTLDQLVLIEKRLRSVADDALRWQLRHRLLAFRGGYEALQRYADEVVPKPPPKKPRAQVRFCAAILGMRTMIVTAPERDITDIEHRLRQDLDPELPEAPQMVAPLFDALRDGDAGIAHAVPRPLLLVPVEEHCRILAGSGDDVVLGLSDGTTMTGAEYLQEHFGDVLEVAAFHPAAGPVNMYHTERFANQKQRDLLRAAQPMCPVPDCRRAADFCEFHHITPWKHGGKTNLDNLAPLCRYHNRTNDDDPGTARRGRIVRRNGRISWRSPFDRDAVNARGPRGAMELLFG